A portion of the Acidobacteriaceae bacterium genome contains these proteins:
- a CDS encoding ArdC family protein has translation MTTTAATPIDSKKPNTKQELIAANVKLLIEQLEAGHSDVLTNYLTAMSRFHNYSFGNVLEIARQMPTATRVAGFWTWKNLGRNVKAGQKGIRILAPIVGVRRKKDEEANKDITKQNERVLVGFRNAYVFDVSQTEGADLPEMRGISGDPGENSERLAKFVRSRGIALVYNPNIAPALGMSYGGRIAILPGQSKAEEFSTLVHETAHELLHKAERRTATTKTVRETEAEAVAFVVGKAVGLVTGSASADYIHLYHGNASLLAESLEVIQQTAAVILAALEPPADDEQEDTAAREAPELAEVAA, from the coding sequence ATGACCACCACCGCAGCAACCCCCATCGACAGCAAGAAGCCCAACACCAAACAGGAACTCATCGCCGCCAACGTCAAGCTCTTGATTGAGCAGTTGGAGGCCGGACACTCCGACGTCCTCACCAACTACCTCACGGCCATGAGCCGCTTTCATAACTATTCCTTCGGGAATGTGCTGGAGATTGCGAGGCAGATGCCGACCGCAACGCGTGTTGCCGGGTTCTGGACGTGGAAGAACCTCGGACGCAATGTGAAGGCCGGACAGAAAGGCATCCGCATTCTGGCTCCCATCGTCGGCGTTCGCCGCAAGAAGGACGAGGAAGCGAACAAGGACATCACTAAGCAGAACGAGCGGGTCTTAGTCGGGTTCCGCAATGCCTATGTTTTCGATGTGTCGCAGACCGAAGGCGCAGACCTGCCGGAGATGCGCGGGATATCCGGCGATCCCGGCGAGAACTCGGAACGGCTTGCCAAGTTTGTTCGTTCGCGTGGCATCGCGCTTGTCTATAACCCCAACATCGCCCCCGCACTTGGCATGAGCTACGGCGGACGCATCGCCATCCTTCCCGGGCAATCGAAGGCCGAAGAGTTTTCGACGCTGGTACACGAGACGGCGCATGAGCTTCTGCACAAGGCAGAACGTCGCACCGCAACCACCAAGACCGTGCGCGAAACCGAAGCGGAGGCAGTCGCCTTTGTGGTGGGAAAAGCCGTGGGGTTGGTGACGGGTTCCGCATCCGCCGATTACATCCACCTGTACCACGGCAATGCATCCTTGCTGGCCGAGAGCTTGGAAGTCATTCAGCAGACTGCCGCTGTCATCCTTGCCGCACTGGAGCCACCCGCTGACGACGAACAAGAGGACACGGCAGCAAGGGAAGCCCCTGAACTCGCGGAGGTGGCGGCATGA
- a CDS encoding ParB/RepB/Spo0J family partition protein, producing the protein MQTQIINATEYRNVSLSLLSESKTNPRRRFEDAALKELAASIRNQGVLSPLLVRPLTEQGFEIVAGARRFRAAQLAEADTVPVRIVALSDAQALEAQLIENLQRKDVHPMEEAQGFRALLNLEEPKYTVEQIAAKMGKSPAYVTTRLKLTELAPVVVEAFYAEEIGVGHALLLAKLQADQQEQALSACYKEVYNGGQKPTRILLPVRNLQFWIDTNIVLALKEAPFDKKDAQLVPVAGSCIDCPKRTGHNKLLFSDIGGKLDSCTDPTCYQSKVAAFVAKTIAERPKLVQISTAYGQQPEGSVTLPRNKYTEIRAERPADKDEAKRPEFKSCKFTTEAIVTDGSEVGTLRKVCTNLACPVHHPKPQRNDRDEERWKAEQEKRRRDEAIGNTTGLRVLAAISAAVPVRLMKRDLLFINTQLAELVGEARLETLAKQHGIKRSKDTENIGKLFATYLRRAEEGTLSRIVVELTIVLAASRSNASSILREAATVYKVETDAIAQKVKAEFAAKAKAKKEANPVPKVPVKINRAA; encoded by the coding sequence ATGCAAACTCAAATCATCAATGCCACCGAATACCGCAACGTTTCGCTTTCGTTGTTGTCGGAGTCGAAGACCAACCCGCGCCGCCGCTTCGAGGATGCCGCCCTCAAAGAGCTTGCCGCATCCATTCGCAATCAAGGCGTGTTGTCGCCCTTGCTTGTGCGTCCACTCACGGAACAGGGCTTTGAGATTGTGGCAGGTGCCCGACGCTTCCGCGCGGCGCAGCTTGCCGAAGCGGATACCGTTCCCGTCCGCATCGTGGCCTTGAGCGATGCCCAGGCACTCGAAGCACAGTTGATTGAAAACCTGCAACGCAAGGACGTTCACCCGATGGAAGAAGCGCAAGGCTTTCGTGCGCTTCTGAATTTGGAAGAACCGAAATACACCGTCGAGCAGATCGCGGCCAAGATGGGCAAGAGTCCCGCGTATGTGACCACGCGCCTCAAGCTCACGGAGCTTGCGCCCGTTGTGGTCGAAGCTTTCTATGCGGAGGAAATCGGTGTCGGCCATGCCTTGCTTCTGGCGAAGCTGCAGGCCGACCAGCAGGAACAGGCGCTCTCCGCTTGCTATAAGGAGGTGTACAACGGTGGGCAGAAGCCGACGCGGATTCTGCTGCCCGTCCGCAACCTGCAATTCTGGATTGATACCAACATCGTGCTTGCGCTGAAAGAGGCTCCATTCGATAAGAAGGATGCGCAGCTTGTGCCAGTGGCAGGAAGCTGCATCGATTGCCCCAAACGCACAGGCCATAACAAGCTCCTGTTTTCGGACATCGGCGGCAAGCTCGATTCCTGTACTGACCCGACCTGCTACCAGTCGAAGGTCGCGGCGTTCGTCGCCAAGACCATCGCCGAACGTCCCAAGCTCGTGCAAATCAGCACAGCCTATGGACAGCAGCCGGAGGGCAGTGTCACGTTGCCGCGCAACAAGTACACGGAGATTCGCGCCGAGAGACCTGCTGACAAGGACGAGGCGAAACGGCCTGAGTTCAAATCGTGCAAGTTCACCACGGAGGCGATTGTCACGGACGGAAGCGAGGTTGGCACGTTGCGCAAGGTCTGCACGAATCTCGCTTGCCCCGTGCATCATCCCAAGCCGCAACGCAACGACCGCGACGAGGAACGCTGGAAGGCAGAACAGGAGAAGCGCCGCCGCGACGAAGCCATTGGCAACACAACGGGGCTTCGCGTTCTCGCCGCCATCAGCGCCGCCGTTCCGGTACGCCTGATGAAGCGTGACCTCCTCTTCATCAATACCCAACTCGCGGAGCTTGTCGGGGAAGCTCGTCTCGAAACCCTCGCCAAGCAGCACGGCATCAAGCGGTCGAAGGATACCGAGAACATCGGCAAACTGTTCGCTACTTACCTTCGTCGCGCCGAAGAAGGCACGCTTTCACGCATCGTCGTGGAGTTGACGATTGTGCTGGCGGCCTCCCGCTCGAATGCGTCGAGCATCCTGCGCGAAGCAGCCACCGTGTACAAGGTCGAAACCGACGCCATCGCTCAAAAGGTCAAGGCCGAGTTCGCGGCCAAGGCCAAGGCAAAGAAGGAAGCCAACCCCGTTCCCAAGGTGCCTGTCAAAATCAACAGGGCAGCGTGA